A single region of the Montipora capricornis isolate CH-2021 chromosome 13, ASM3666992v2, whole genome shotgun sequence genome encodes:
- the LOC138030207 gene encoding uncharacterized protein: protein MARVLVTGASGFLASHIVSQLLQSGEYIVRGTVRSLSNEKKVAPLRKLKSANAKYDLELVEADLTKKESWTEAVKDCTYVLHVASPFPAANPRDEMEVIGPAVDGTKNVLEACAKTKGTVKRVVVTSSVVAIYAGRFGEGNVFTEEDWAAEEGVTPYEKSKAKAEKAAWDLVKNLPDDEKFELVVVNPGYMLGPVLKGTACTSMEFHRRLLNREDPMVPKIILPICDVRDVALAHITALKEPNAPGNRFLLVTDCMWVTEMAKVLNEEFKPLGYNIPTCAAPKIGLKVYSWCDGTVKSILPALNQELKFNNTKARQGLQYQPTELKASIVDMAYSLIDAGFVKMTPKYKETKQAE from the exons ATGGCTCGTGTTCTGGTGACCGGTGCTTCCGGCTTCCTTGCAAGCCATATCGTGAGCCAGTTGCTGCAGAGCGGAGAATATATCGTCCGTGGAACCGTGAGAAGCCTGTCCAACGAAAAGAAAGTTGCCCCCTTAAGAAAATTGAAGTCAGCTAACGCCAAATATGACCTGGAATTGGTGGAAGCTGATCTTACTAAAAAGGAATCTTGGACAGA GGCTGTCAAAGATTGCACTTATGTGCTTCATGTGGCATCACCTTTCCCAGCGGCAAATCCACGAGATGAAATGGAAGTAATAGGACCAGCTGTAGATGGTACAAAGAATGTGTTGGAAGCTTGTGCAAAGACAAAGGGTACAGTGAAAAGAGTCGTGGTGACAAGCTCTGTTGTTGCAATTTATG CTGGAAGATTTGGTGAAGGTAACGTTTTCACTGAAGAAGATTGGGCAGCAGAGGAGGGCGTTACCCCTTATGAGAAGAGCAAGGCAAAAGCTGAGAAAGCAGCCTGGGATCTAGTTAAGAATTTACCAG ATGATGAAAAATTTGAGCTGGTTGTTGTTAATCCTGGTTACATGCTTGGGCCTGTATTGAAGGGAACTGCCTGCACAAGTATGGAG TTTCACAGACGCCTTCTAAATCGTGAAGATCCGATGGTGCCCAAAATCATTTTGCCAATCTGTGATGTCAGGGATGTTGCCTTGGCACATATCACTGCTTTGAAGGAACCCAATGCTCCAG GTAACAGATTTCTGTTAGTCACAGACTGTATGTGGGTGACAGAAATGGCCAAGGTGTTGAATGAGGAATTCAAACCATTGG GCTACAATATCCCTACATGTGCAGCCCCCAAGATTGGATTAAAAGTCTACTCTTGGTGTGATGGTACAGTAAAGTCCATTCTGCCTGCACTTAACCAGGAGCTCAAGTTTAATAACACAAAG GCGAGACAAGGTTTGCAGTACCAGCCAACTGAACTGAAAGCGAGCATTGTAGACATGGCTTACAGCCTCATTGATGCTGGTTTTGTGAAGATGACACCAAAATACAAGGAAACGAAACAAGCAGAATAG
- the LOC138029525 gene encoding uncharacterized protein, whose amino-acid sequence MAADRTVSASRLSEGDIPGASLQGRNPTTLTTDELRFWLKCRGDPAKGLKTKAQLAKRVLEYVASGRDKDVVDADKNLIYTRRKQRQEKLQIRNDPLLKESTVRFPSTGWSTSLQRMPLFTKAEMDLHVSQSGKNIDRSKQSHTVPTSMRKAKTFLEDEYLKDVVAASDNEYFFFQCLCHHSFKKNEAPHKLKVALCLVSGSVKYASCTCVAGSAGFCNHVLALMMKLCKFSLYSCQNVKELDHESDMAQPKACTSSLQLWHRPARGEKIKPQPVMELNVKRSKLDSDYDPDSGVRCLLYEARKNLSTQTADEVMLKDKLQKINPKFALSQIISPGGTNLQETKFGKSPSGSYASYQLQFSESNFQVFCNIDSVPRADGNHGNDDQNAISAFPAFPLQHSEQYKKPDGLSRNQEALLDHLTVDEVKLNNIEKTTREQAASQEWNAERKFRFTASNFHTIAKRKRNHASLVNNLLHPKPFTSKQTEHGKTYEPVALKEYGKYMFAARNPVTVLKSGLVVSMACPILAASPDGKVIDHSCSKPFGLVEVKCPFTKFHVSPLDACADESFFAENVNGQPRLKRGHQYYFQIQGQLAVTGASWCDFVIYTSKGMSVERITFDPQFWDTLNECLKNCYFNHFIEPAALEFCKH is encoded by the exons ATGGCTGCTGATCGAACTGTAAGTGCCAGCCGTCTTTCCGAGGGCGATATACCAGGAGCATCTCTTCAAGGACGAAATCCTACAACACTCACCACGGATGAGCTTCGCTTTTGGTTAAAATGTCGTGGCGACCCGGCAAAAGGATTAAAAACAAAGGCACAGTTAGCAAAAAG AGTACTTGAATATGTGGCTTCTGGTCGTGATAAAGATGTTGTGGATGCGGACAAGAACCTTATTTACACGCGTCGAAAGCAGAGAcaagaaaaattacaaattcGAAATGATCCGTTGCTAAAGGAAAGTACTGTAAGGTTTCCATCGACTGGGTGGTCAACAAGCTTACAACGAATGCCATTGTTTACAAAGGCAGAAATGGATTTGCATGTCTCTCAGTCTGGGAAAAACATTGACCGAAGTAAACAGAGCCATACAGTTCCAACAAGCATGAGAAAAGCCAAGACATTCCTTGAAGACGAATACTTGAAGGACGTAGTTGCTGCTAGTGACaatgaatatttcttttttcaatgtttgtgtcatcatagctttaaaaaaaatgaagcccCTCATAAATTAAAAGTTGCACTTTGTTTAGTGAGTGGAAGTGTAAAGTATGCTTCATGTACGTGCGTGGCGGGATCTGCTGGCTTTTGTAATCATGTACTTGCACTTATGATGAAACTTTGTAAGTTTAGCTTGTATAGCTGTCAAAATGTCAAGGAGTTGGACCATGAATCTGATATGGCACAACCTAAGGCATGCACCTCCAGTTTACAGCTGTGGCACAGACCTGCAAGAGGGGAAAAAATCAAGCCCCAACCTGTCATGGAACTCAATGTAAAGAGGTCCAAATTAGATAGCGATTATGATCCTGATAGTGGTGTGAGGTGTTTATTGTATGAAGCTAGGAAAAACTTGAGCACACAAACAGCAGATGAAGTTATGTTGAAAGACAAGCTTCAAAAGATCAATCCTAAATTTGCCCTGTCTCAAATCATTTCTCCTGGTGGTACTAACTTACAGgaaacaaaatttggaaaatCTCCGAGTGGTTCATATGCAAGTTATCAGTTACAGTTTTCCGAAtccaattttcaagttttctgcaATATTGACTCAGTGCCTAGAGCAGACGGCAATCATGGTAATGATGACCAAAATGCTATATCTGCGTTTCCTGCATTTCCTTTGCAACATTCTGAACAGTACAAAAAGCCAGATGGTTTGAGCAGGAACCAAGAAGCACTCCTGGATCATTTGACTGTTGATGAGGTAAAGCTCAATAACATAGAGAAGACTACAAGAGAACAAGCAGCCTCCCAAGAATGGAatgctgaaagaaaatttcGGTTTACAGCTTCTAATTTCCACACCAttgcaaaaaggaaaagaaatcatGCCTCTTTAGTAAACAATCTGCTTCATCCCAAGCCATTTACTTCCAAGCAGACAGAACACGGGAAAACCTATGAACCTGTAGCCTTGAAAGAATATGGAAAATATATGTTTGCAGCTAGGAATCCAGTTACAGTGTTAAAAAGTGGCCTTGTTGTGAGTATGGCCTGTCCAATTTTGGCAGCATCGCCAGATGGCAAGGTCATTGATCATAGTTGTAGTAAGCCTTTTGGACTAGTAGAGGTTAAATGTCCCTTCACTAAGTTTCATGTAAGTCCTTTAGATGCATGTGCAGATGAAAGTTTCTTTGCAGAAAATGTAAATGGACAGCCAAGACTGAAAAGGGGACATCAGTACTACTTTCAAATACAGGGTCAACTTGCTGTTACAGGGGCTAGCTGGTGTGATTTTGTAATTTACACCAGCAAAGGCATGAGTGTAGAGAGGATCACATTTGATCCTCAGTTCTGGGACACATTGAATGAATGCCTTAAGAACTGCTACTTCAATCATTTTATAGAGCCAGCCGCTTTAGAATTCTGTAAACATTAG
- the LOC138029526 gene encoding uncharacterized protein has translation MPANCCVPKCTKKLYRTENGKKISYFKFPDDVNLKKRWLHAIRRDECKDFTVNQNTKICSRHFKPEDFVKSVGGQRIYVREGVVPSRFSWSQSSPLKRKPPKKRMFTSNTDTELIVSQTTSATETNGDNCTSSAAGSSADHDVQNDTDTQGNTTEDFKDLLEKLKSLELENASLKAEIGVLKRQKGLADSHVFQLGNFTSDEDIAFYTGFPNFATFNAVYEFLNTGTNGENIRYCSSKERSVPKRFYDENENETEEPEECTHKGRKRSLEAREEFFLVLCRLRRGFAEKHLAHLFHISQSTVSRIFLSWINYLYLKFGQVSIWANKEVVTVTMPDSFKDKYSSTRVIIDCTEIRCQMPSSLLLNSKLFSSYKNHVTLKGLVGIAPSGAITFISQLYSGSISDRKIVERSGFLKLDFDKGDTVMADKGFTIEDLLPLGVNLNIPPFLGLYTQMTAQDVIKTQEIASVRIHIERAINKVKNFRIWDSVVPLSLFGVVNQMWSVCAFLCNMHDPLIST, from the coding sequence atgccGGCAAATTGTTGTGTTCCCAAATGCACCAAAAAGCTGTACAGGActgaaaatggaaagaaaatttcctacttcaagtttccagatgatgtgAACCTCAAGAAACGTTGGCTGCATGCTATTCGTCGCGACGAATGTAAGGATTTTACTGTCAACCAAAACACGAAGATTTGCTCTCGTCACTTTAAACCTGAGGACTTTGTTAAGTCTGTCGGAGGCCAGCGTATTTATGTCAGGGAAGGGGTCGTGCCATCACGTTTTTCTTGGTCACAAAGTTCTCCGCTAAAGAGAAAGCCTCCTAAGAAACGTATGTTTACGTCGAATACAGACACAGAGTTGATAGTATCTCAAACAACTAGTGCAACTGAAACCAACGGTGATAACTGCACTTCATCGGCGGCTGGTAGCTCTGCTGATCATGACGTGCAAAACGACACGGATACGCAAGGAAACACGACAGAAGATTTCAAAGACCTTCTCGAAAAACTGAAGAGTTTGGAGCTTGAAAATGCTTCGCTAAAGGCTGAAATAGGAGTTTTGAAACGTCAGAAGGGTCTTGCAGATTCTCACGTTTTTCAGTTGGGAAATTTTACCTCTGACGAGGACATCGCCTTTTACACCGGCTTTCCTAACTTTGCTACATTTAATGCTGTATATGAATTTTTGAACACTGGAACGAATGGCGAGAACATTAGGTACTGCTCGTCAAAAGAAAGAAGTGTCCCAAAGCGTTTTTATGATGAGAACGAAAATGAAACCGAGGAACCAGAGGAATGCACTCACAAAGGTAGAAAAAGGAGCTTAGAAGCAAGAGAGGAGTTTTTCCTTGTACTCTGCAGACTAAGAAGGGGATTTGCAGAAAAGCATCTGGCTCACTTGTTTCATATCTCTCAGTCAACAGTGAGCAGGATATTCCTGTCCTGGATAAATTACTTGTATCTTAAATTTGGTCAGGTATCTATATGGGCAAATAAGGAGGTTGTTACAGTTACTATGCCAGACAGCTTTAAAGACAAATACTCTTCCACCCGTGTAATAATCGATTGCACAGAGATTAGATGTCAGATGCCTTCCAGCCTTCTTTTGAATTCGAAACTGTTCAGCTCGTATAAAAACCACGTAACTCTGAAAGGCTTAGTTGGAATTGCTCCTAGTGGAGCTATAACTTTTATCAGTCAACTATACAGTGGAAGTATTTCCGATCgcaaaattgttgagagaaGTGGTTTTCTGAAGTTAGATTTTGATAAAGGTGACACTGTGATGGCCGATAAAGGCTTTACAATTGAAGATCTCCTTCCACTGGGTGTGAACCTAAACATTCCACCTTTTCTAGGGTTGTATACCCAAATGACAGCACAAGATGTTATCAAGACCCAGGAAATTGCCTCGGTAAGAATACATATCGAACGAGCTATTAACAAAGTCAAGAACTTCCGCATTTGGGATAGTGTCGTACCACTTAGTCTATTTGGGGTGGTAAATCAAATGTGGAGTGTCTGTGcctttttgtgtaacatgcacGATCCTCTTATTTCCACGTAA
- the LOC138030206 gene encoding uncharacterized protein: MSRVLVTGASGYLAMHVVKQLVDSGEYIVRGTVRSLANDKKVKPLKDLSSENAKYPLELVEADLTKKETWPQAVKDCSYVIHVASPFPLDNPADEMEVIRPAVEGTTNVLEACAKTKGGVKRVVLTSSCAAVYAGRLQEEKLFNEEDWSDEKHCIPYEKSKLLAEKAAWELVKNLSDDEKFELCVINPGLILGPVLHGSSCTSMEFHRRLLQREMPAVPKLSMGCCDVRDVAAAHITAMTSPKAPGNRFVTITECVWLQEIAKILDEEFRPLGYNVPTWSIATVGLKIISWFDASVRVMIPHLGHELRLDNSKIKADLGFQPTDFKKTIIDMAYNLIDAGFIKKTPQYEEAKKNKDVS; the protein is encoded by the exons ATGTCCCGGGTTCTCGTAACGGGGGCCTCTGGCTACCTTGCTATGCACGTAGTGAAGCAATTGGTCGATTCAGGAGAATACATCGTAAGAGGCACAGTTCGTAGTCTGGCTAACGACAAAAAGGTGAAACCGTTAAAAGATCTCTCTTCAGAAAATGCTAAATATCCACTAGAATTGGTCGAAGCAGATCTAACAAAGAAGGAGACTTGGCCACA GGCTGTTAAAGACTGCTCTTATGTGATTCATGTGGCATCACCCTTTCCACTGGATAATCCAGCAGATGAAATGGAAGTCATCAGACCAGCTGTTGAGGGAACTACAAATGTCCTTGAAGCTTGTGCAAAGACAAAGGGTGGTGTGAAAAGAGTTGTTCTGACCAGTTCTTGTGCTGCAGTGTATG CCGGCCGATTACAAGAAGAAAAGCTTTTCAATGAGGAAGACTGGTCTGATGAGAAACATTGTATCCCATATGAAAAGAGCAAATTGCTTGCAGAGAAGGCAGCCTGGGAGTTGGTCAAGAATTTGTCAG atGATGAAAAGTTTGAGCTCTGCGTCATCAATCCGGGGTTAATCTTGGGACCTGTGTTGCATGGATCATCTTGCACTAGTATGGAG TTTCATCGGCGTCTTCTTCAACGTGAAATGCCTGCAGTCCCAAAACTGAGCATGGGTTGTTGTGACGTTAGAGATGTGGCTGCAGCACACATAACTGCGATGACTTCACCCAAGGCACCAG GTAACAGATTCGTCACCATTACGGAATGCGTATGGCTCCAAGAAATAGCAAAAATTTTGGATGAAGAGTTTCGACCTCTTG GCTACAATGTTCCTACCTGGAGCATTGCCACAGTTGGACTGAAAATTATCTCATGGTTTGATGCCTCAGTGAGAGTGATGATTCCTCATCTTGGTCATGAACTTCGTCTGGACAACTCAAAG atTAAAGCAGATCTTGGATTTCAGCcaactgattttaagaaaaccatCATAGACATGGCTTACAACTTAATCGATGCAGGCTTCATCAAAAAGACACCACAATATGAAGAGGCAAAAAAGAACAAGGATGTTTCATAA